The proteins below are encoded in one region of Sminthopsis crassicaudata isolate SCR6 chromosome 1, ASM4859323v1, whole genome shotgun sequence:
- the UNC119B gene encoding protein unc-119 homolog B yields MSGSNPKAAAAAAAAAAAGPGPGALGGTKDEKKKPGGGVLNRLKARRQPPSAAHHHPADGGGSGSGRPEARRVPPVTEQELLALETIRPEHVLRLSRVTENYLCRPEDNIYSIDFTRFKIRDLETGTVLFEIAKPSASDQEEEEEEEGGEVDTSAGRFVRYQFTPAFLRLRTVGATVEFTVGDKPVSNFRMIERHYFRERLLKNFDFDFGFCIPSSRNTCEHIYEFPQLSEDVIRLMVEHPYETRSDSFYFVDNKLIMHNKADYAYNGGQ; encoded by the exons ATGAGCGGTTCGAACCCgaaggcggcggcggcggcggctgcagcGGCTGCGGCGGGGCCGGGGCCCGGGGCTCTGGGGGGAACCAAGGACGAGAAGAAGAAGCCCGGTGGCGGCGTCCTGAACCGGCTCAAGGCCCGGCGCCAGCCGCCGTCCGCCGCCCACCACCATCCTGCGGACGGCGGCGGCAGCGGCTCTGGGAGGCCCGAGGCCAGGCGGGTCCCGCCGGTCACGGAGCAGGAGCTGCTGGCGCTGGAGACCATCCGGCCCGAGCACGTCCTGCGCCTGAGCCGCGTCACGGAGA aCTATCTTTGCAGACCCGAGGACAACATCTACAGTATTGATTTTACCCGATTTAAAATACGTGATTTGGAAACAGGGACGGTGCTCTTTGAAATTGCCAAACCTTCTGCTTCAG accaagaggaggaagaggaggaggaaggcgGAGAGGTAGACACCAGTGCAGGACGTTTTGTTCGGTATCAGTTCACGCCCGCATTTCTCCGACTCCGAACGGTTGGGGCCAC GGTGGAGTTCACTGTAGGAGACAAGCCAGTATCTAACTTCCGAATGATTGAACGGCACTATTTTCGGGAGCGTTTGCTGAAAAACTTTGACTTTGATTTTGGCTTCTGCATCCCCAGTAGCAGGAATACATGTGAACATATCTATGAGTTTCCTCAGCTCTCCGAGGATGTCA TTCGCCTCATGGTGGAGCACCCTTACGAGACTCGCTCGGACAGCTTCTACTTTGTGGACAACAAGCTGATCATGCACAACAAGGCTGACTACGCCTACAACGGGGGGCAGTAG